One window from the genome of Oryza glaberrima chromosome 3, OglaRS2, whole genome shotgun sequence encodes:
- the LOC127768804 gene encoding uncharacterized protein LOC127768804 yields MAVKGYRGQQYKNYVDDVVYATTQWDYNKAMEAIKKFNEKAWEYIRDIGKEHFSRHAFSPKAKTDLVVNNLSEVFNKYIIEARDKPIVTMCEYIRRKVMTRIAEKRDGVANAHWDITPIVAQKLEMEKKYARYCRVYRSGFHLWEVHSTDRSYEVNINARTCGCYSWQLTGIPCKHAISAIYQEKQLPEQYVHEYYKKEAYLRTYSHMVYPVPKEHGWTRTDSPDIDPPRFRKQAGRPKKSRRRSAGEEPTRASARARMNTVTCSNCKLHNHTYRTCGKQLRPDLQLRLKNLKRKRTSSVTDGASHRDQGSQLAPESSTGNVNGNARGNNRAGPSGRSRGRGNNRGRGRERAEF; encoded by the exons ATGGCAGTCAAGGGTTATAGGGGACAACAATATAAGAACTATGTGGATGATGTTGTCTATGCCACTACTCAATGGGACTACAACAAGGCAATGGAGGCCATAAAGAAATTCAATGAGAAGGCATGGGAGTATATTAGAGATATTGGAAAGGAGCACTTTAGTAGGCATGCGTTCTCCCCGAAAGCCAAGACTGACTTAGTTGTGAATAACCTAAGCGAGGTTTTTAACAAGTACATAATCGAGGCCAGGGATAAGCCCATTGTTACTATGTGTGAATACATTAGAAGGAAGGTTATGACAAGAATTGCTGAAAAGAGAGATGGTGTTGCCAATGCTCATTGGGATATAACCCCTATTGTAGCACAAAAACTAGAGATGGAGAAAAAGTACGCAAGGTACTGCAGGGTTTATCGTTCAGGTTTTCACTTGTGGGAGGTGCATAGCACTGATAGATCATATGAAGTGAATATAAATGCAAGGACATGTGGATGCTACAGTTGGCAATTGACTGGTATTCCTTGCAAGCATGCAATCAGTGCCATATACCAAGAAAAACAGCTACCTGAACAATATGTACATGAGTATTATAAAAAGGAAGCGTACTTAAGGACATACTCTCATATGGTGTATCCTGTACCAAAAGAGCATGGATGGACAAGGACAGATTCTCCTGATATTGACCCTCCAAGATTTCGCAAGCAAGCAGGAAGGCCTAAGAAATCTAGAAGGAGAAGTGCTGGAGAGGAGCCAACAAGGGCATCAGCAAGGGCAAGAATGAATACAGTAACTTGCTCAAACTGCAAACTTCATAATCACACATACAGAACATGTGGAAAGCAACTTAGGCCTGATCTGCAACTTAGATTGAAAAATCTAAAG AGAAAGAGAACTAGCAGTGTTACAGATGGAGCTTCTCATCGCGATCAAGGATCACAATTAGCCCCAGAATCATCAACAGGAAATGTTAATGGTAATGCAAGGGGCAACAACAGAGCTGGCCCAAGTGGAAGAAGCAGAGGAAGAGGGAACAacagaggaagggggagggaaaGAGCTGAATTCTGA